One region of Colius striatus isolate bColStr4 chromosome 4, bColStr4.1.hap1, whole genome shotgun sequence genomic DNA includes:
- the PRL gene encoding prolactin yields MCNKGAPLKGLMLVVLLVSNMLLTKEGVTSLPICSSGSVNCQVSLGELFDRAVKLSHYIHFLSSEIFNEFDERYAQGRGFITKAVNGCHTASLTTPEDKEQAQQIHHEDLLNLILAVLRSWNDPLIHLASEVQRIKEAPDTILWKAVEIEEQSKRLLEGMEKIVGRVNSGEIGNDIYSQWDGLPSLQLDDEDSRLSAFYNLLHCLRRDSHKIDNYLKVLKCRLIHDSNC; encoded by the exons AAAGGAAGGAGTGACATCCTTGCCCATCTGCTCCAGTGGATCTGTCAACTGCCAAGTTTCCCTTGGGGAACTTTTTGACAGAGCAGTTAAACTTTCACACTACATCCACTTCCTCTCTTCAGAAATATTCAATGAGTTT GATGAACGTTATGCTCAGGGCCGGGGGTTTATTACAAAAGCTGTTAATGGCTGCCACACTGCCTCCTTAACAACTCCTGAAGACAAGGAGCAAGCTCAGCAGATTCAT CACGAAGACCTATTGAATTTAATACTGGCGGTGCTGCGCTCCTGGAATGATCCCCTGATCCATCTGGCCTCTGAAGTACAAAGAATCAAAGAAGCTCCAGACACCATCCTCTGGAAGGCTGTAGAGATTGAAGAGCAAAGCAAGCGGCTTCTAGAAGGGATGGAGAAAATAGTGGGGCGG GTTAATTCTGGTGAGATTGGAAACGACATTTACTCTCAGTGGGACGGCCTCCCATCCCTGCAACTCGATGATGAGGACTCCAGACTCTCTGCCTTTTACAACCTGCTGCACTGCCTCCGCCGAGATTCCCACAAGATTGACAACTACCTCAAGGTTCTGAAGTGCCGCCTGATCCACGACAGCAACTGTTAA